One Vicia villosa cultivar HV-30 ecotype Madison, WI linkage group LG5, Vvil1.0, whole genome shotgun sequence genomic window, CAGAATTTTGCTGTAGCAAAATACAAACTATAGATGAGTTTAAACACATTAAAAAAGACAGCTAGGAAATTTTCGGTGgctaagcataaaaaaaaaaaagtctaatCAGAAAAGAAGATAACCTGATTTGGCAGAAGGAAAAGCCTTGAGGCTTCATTAATCTCAGCCAAAATGTTCCTGAATGCTGTCCACCCTTCATCCCTGGAACTTCCTGCAGGAACGATTATAGTGCTCCGATTTCTGCTGACAGAAGCTTCAGACACCTTCGCAAAATAAATTAGAGTCGTGATATTGAAACAAAATAATCATACATGTAATATATTCCATTAAATAGAAATTCCAAAATACACCTAGTAATAGCTAAGGCCAAAAGGATGCAAACCAAAATAACAGCTTATTATGAGGGACTACATGTAGCCTCATTAGAACAATTTCGGGTAATTGGAAACACCAATTACCAGAGTTTTTTGCAAAAGCTTTGGCAGATGCTACTTACCATCACGTGTCACCAAATTCAAATCTATTAACAGGGACTAATATAATAGTTTGACTGCATGGCTACTTCCTTGTAGTGCAGACCGGTTTTACTGTTCTTTTTATATTCCACTGTGATGCATGCTTTAAAGCTTGATTTTCATTCAACTATTAGGAATTTATAATAAATGCTGTTCCAACAAAAATAGCAAAAGTTTTTCCATTCTGTAACAGCACGTGCAAAAACAGACAAACATTCCTAAACTTCCAATACAGAATGATCGCCTGGTCTTCAACAATTCACAATGAAGGGGAAGCATTTGATAGGAGCAACAAACATGCAACAAGAAGATAAAAGGGGATATTGAAGATACCCCCCAAATACTGAACACAGGAGATTTTACGCAAACAAAATAAAAGGTCCACACTTCCACATATTTTGTACTGCTCAATAAAGGAGAAAACTCCCTGATTTTTTTTCCAGACTCCATCTTGGAGTTAGAATAGAACTTGAGAAACAGGATTTGAAGGGAGGAAGGATTAAAAGATACAAGATGCAGATTAAACAATTGAGTAGGTTTGATATAAGTTACGTGGTAAGATTAAGCTGAAGGTCAATTGAGTATCTTAACAAAAAGCCAAGTCGATGATGATTTTTAGCAATAAAAAATTCCATGACCAACCCTAACAACAATCGCCAAACAAACATCTAAACTAAGCTTCAGAAGTCAATGCCTATGATAAATCAGAAATTCCACCACGGCAGGACTTcaacataaaattatttatattgtgTTGATATGTTCTCGTTCTCTCATTGCAAACAGAGTTTTACTTGCAGTTACAGAGTTCAAGAGATACAAATtcaacatgttgtgcaggtgttTGGTTTCCACCGCTACTAAAGTAATTTTGCAGAAACACAGCCACAAACAATTTACTCTCTATCTATCTACCCACCATTATGACCAGGAATGCTGTGAAATTCAAATTCCTAGATCTTACAATAGTATTATGCAATTCAAGCAACCACGTTAGGAATGTCTAACAAGAACTCAACACCAACATTTACTGCAAAATCGAAATTAAAATTTCCATTTCCCTTTTTGACAAGTAATCCCCATTGAAAATCACAAGGTCATTAATTCCAGCATGTTATACACCAAACTCCGTCCCATTAAGTCAGCTCAGTTGGTAGCTGTCCAGGGACTTCAGATATACTAAACTCCTTCCAAAAAATAAACGACTTGTAAACTGGTAAGTAGCTAAAAATATTCCTCATTTTCTACCTCTTTCAAAACTGTTCTTCAATGTTATAATAACTGAATTTCATTATTCCTCACGGAAAAGGAAGAAACACATTCGCTAAAATCGCCAATCGAAAAATACAAATTATAGATGTTTTGAACTTCATATCATAATTAGAATCAGATGATACAAACATATCACAGCAAAATACATTTAACTGAAAGTAATTGAGAATGTGAAAATACCTTTAAGAAACGGCCTCTCCTATTCTCCCCAATGTCAAAATAGAAAACCTGTAGAGAGAAAAAGAAATTAGAGCAAGAAGCGAAGAAATTAGGTTAAGCGAATTACTAATTTACTCTACCTTTGTATCAAGCTGCAATTCCTTGCTGAAAAGTTCTTGATCATCAGGATTAACGTAATAATTGAAGAGATCGAGAAACCACGAAATGCCGGAGAATGGAACGATGATGGTGGACCTAGTAGCAGAGGTTTTCTCAGAAATCTTCAGGTAACGACCACGAGGATTCTCTTTCAGATCGAAGTAAAACAGCTTGTGCTCAACCTGTAACGTCTTGCAAAGAAGCTCCACGTCAGCACCTCCACCACCACCGCCACCACTACCACCTCCACCACTTCCGCCGCCGCTACCACCACCACCGGAGTTTCCCTCCATC contains:
- the LOC131602498 gene encoding transcription factor Pur-alpha 1-like, with amino-acid sequence MEGNSGGGGSGGGSGGGGSGGGGGGGADVELLCKTLQVEHKLFYFDLKENPRGRYLKISEKTSATRSTIIVPFSGISWFLDLFNYYVNPDDQELFSKELQLDTKVFYFDIGENRRGRFLKVSEASVSRNRSTIIVPAGSSRDEGWTAFRNILAEINEASRLFLLPNQQNSESSERLVGLSDDVGAGFISGHSTQPATSSELNVDRSVDSPAQEEVGNLGVSKVIRADQKRFFFDLGNNNRGHFLRISEVAGSDRSSIILPLSGLKQFHEIVGHFVEITKDRIEGMSVANVRTIDPPQR